Proteins found in one Zea mays cultivar B73 chromosome 1, Zm-B73-REFERENCE-NAM-5.0, whole genome shotgun sequence genomic segment:
- the LOC100281187 gene encoding RING zinc finger protein-like codes for MWGFASNAWAAGLEKRSSPNRTSSSAAYSDDEASSCTSREEGLECPICWESFNIVENVPYALWCGHTMCKNCILGLQWAVIKVPTVPIQLPFFICCPWCNLLSPRVLYKGNLTFPRKNYFLLWMVEGMNGERARSRPAIRSEQHTPWLSSSSSVANGNAGCSNPTRRHLPPPSVDTSPTNANHANYGGSPLLNAGRVQASLRKSLSFLVHLTAKFPLVFVFLLIVLYAIPASAAVLLLYILITVLFALPSFLILYFAYPSLDWLVREIFA; via the coding sequence ATGTGGGGTTTTGCATCAAACGCTTGGGCAGCTGGGCTGGAGAAGAGGAGTTCCCCAAACCGCACTTCCTCGAGTGCTGCTTATTCTGACGACGAAGCATCCTCGTGCACAAGCAGGGAAGAAGGCCTGGAGTGCCCGATATGTTGGGAGTCTTTCAACATAGTGGAGAATGTGCCTTATGCGCTATGGTGCGGACACACCATGTGCAAGAACTGCATCCTAGGGCTTCAATGGGCCGTCATCAAAGTCCCAACCGTGCCGATCCAGCTACCGTTCTTCATCTGCTGTCCCTGGTGCAACCTCCTGTCGCCCCGCGTACTTTACAAGGGGAACCTCACGTTCCCACGAAAGAACTATTTCCTCCTCTGGATGGTCGAGGGGATGAACGGCGAGCGGGCCAGATCACGCCCAGCTATTCGCAGCGAGCAGCATACTCCGTGGCTCTCAAGCAGCAGCAGCGTGGCAAATGGAAATGCAGGCTGTTCAAATCCCACTCGACGCCACCTCCCGCCACCATCTGTTGACACTTCGCCCACCAACGCAAATCATGCCAACTACGGGGGGTCCCCTCTGCTGAACGCAGGGAGGGTACAAGCTTCGCTGCGCAAATCCCTGTCGTTCCTGGTCCACCTGACTGCCAAGTTTCCCCTGGTGTTCGTCTTCCTCCTCATAGTGCTGTATGCGATCCCAGCCAGCGCAGCAGTCCTGTTACTGTATATCCTTATCACTGTGCTGTTTGCGCTTCCCTCGTTCCTGATACTGTATTTTGCATATCCGAGCCTGGACTGGCTTGTTAGAGAGATCTTTGCCTGA